The following are encoded together in the Sinorhizobium terangae genome:
- a CDS encoding ABC transporter permease encodes MSHERRTWEFYVLAAFFALFVLFLYGPLSAVLILSFQGPDGGLTFPLNGVSLHWFYNLFEKQAVGDFGASFRRSFTLGLMVMVVNVVVALLAGLAFRHRFRGSTTLFYVTVASLVVPSIIISLGIGVVFQQFGLKPAWYSSGFGAHLTWTLPFGVLIMFAVFNRFSPAYEEAARDLGATPWQTFRHVVLPMIAPSLVGVGLFGFTLSYDEFARTLMTSGTYNTLPLEIYGMTTNVTTPVLYALGTVTTLFSFTIILVALAVILVLRRRQAKIS; translated from the coding sequence ATGAGCCACGAAAGACGGACTTGGGAATTCTATGTGCTGGCGGCCTTCTTTGCGCTGTTCGTGCTGTTCCTTTACGGACCGTTGTCGGCGGTCCTGATCCTCTCCTTCCAGGGGCCGGACGGCGGTCTCACCTTTCCGCTGAACGGCGTTTCGCTGCACTGGTTCTACAACCTCTTCGAAAAGCAGGCTGTCGGCGATTTCGGCGCCTCGTTCCGCCGGTCGTTCACGCTGGGACTTATGGTCATGGTCGTTAACGTCGTCGTGGCGCTCTTGGCGGGGCTCGCCTTCCGCCACCGCTTCCGCGGCTCGACGACACTCTTCTACGTGACGGTCGCGAGTCTCGTCGTGCCCTCGATCATCATTTCGCTTGGCATCGGCGTCGTCTTCCAGCAGTTCGGGTTAAAGCCCGCTTGGTATTCTTCCGGGTTCGGCGCGCACCTCACCTGGACGCTGCCCTTCGGCGTGCTGATCATGTTCGCCGTCTTCAACCGCTTCTCGCCCGCCTATGAGGAAGCCGCCCGCGACCTCGGCGCAACGCCATGGCAGACCTTCCGTCATGTCGTGCTGCCGATGATCGCGCCGAGCCTCGTCGGCGTCGGCCTCTTCGGCTTTACCCTCTCTTATGACGAGTTTGCCCGCACGCTGATGACGTCGGGCACCTACAACACGCTCCCACTCGAAATCTACGGCATGACGACCAATGTGACGACGCCGGTGCTCTATGCTCTCGGCACGGTCACGACGCTGTTCTCCTTCACCATCATCCTCGTCGCTCTCGCCGTCATCCTCGTGCTCAGGCGTCGGCAGGCAAAGATAAGCTGA